One Eubacteriales bacterium mix99 genomic window carries:
- a CDS encoding GntR family transcriptional regulator yields MDILISNSGAQPIYEQITDQIKDQIMKGELTESEPLPSIRSLARDLHISVITTKRAYDELEKDGFLVTVAGKGSYVAAQNKQLLRENRIKIVEEKLTEAVLAAKSADLSFAELEEMLRFFYEEG; encoded by the coding sequence TTGGACATTTTGATATCAAATTCCGGTGCGCAGCCAATCTATGAGCAAATCACGGATCAGATCAAGGATCAGATCATGAAGGGCGAGCTCACGGAGTCAGAGCCTCTGCCTTCCATCCGGAGTCTGGCAAGAGATCTTCATATCAGTGTGATTACCACGAAACGGGCTTACGATGAGCTGGAAAAGGACGGATTTCTAGTGACGGTAGCCGGCAAGGGATCCTATGTCGCCGCGCAGAACAAGCAGCTGCTTCGGGAAAACCGCATCAAAATCGTGGAGGAAAAGCTCACCGAGGCGGTGCTGGCTGCCAAATCCGCTGATTTATCCTTTGCAGAACTGGAAGAGATGCTTCGATTTTTTTATGAGGAGGGATAA
- a CDS encoding ABC transporter ATP-binding protein, whose amino-acid sequence MENILEIRNLKKTFGDFTLDNISFSLPKGFITGFIGPNGSGKTTTIKLIMNLLKKDSGEIRIFGLDPVRQAKEIKNRIGFVYDESHFYEELTVEEMKRIIAPVYDQWDEQQFQSYAAKFDLPGNKKTKDLSRGMKVKFSLAIALSHHADLLIMDEPTAGLDPVVRSEILDILYVLMQDENKGVFFSTHITSDLDRIADYVVMIYNGKILFCTQKDALMENHAIIKGKASLLDTVRSSDLKGIRKSNYGFEAMSTAKETTEAFAKAGAVIDPPTLEDIMLYYTRKESSRV is encoded by the coding sequence TTGGAAAACATTCTGGAAATCAGGAACCTGAAAAAAACCTTTGGGGATTTTACACTGGATAATATCAGCTTCTCCCTGCCAAAAGGCTTTATCACCGGTTTTATCGGCCCCAACGGATCCGGGAAAACCACGACCATCAAGCTGATTATGAACCTGCTGAAAAAGGACAGTGGGGAAATCCGGATATTTGGACTGGATCCTGTCCGACAGGCGAAGGAAATCAAGAACCGAATCGGATTTGTTTATGACGAGAGCCATTTTTATGAGGAACTGACGGTGGAGGAAATGAAACGGATCATCGCACCCGTATATGATCAATGGGATGAGCAGCAGTTTCAAAGCTATGCCGCAAAGTTTGACCTGCCCGGGAATAAAAAAACGAAGGATCTTTCCCGGGGGATGAAGGTGAAATTTTCCCTGGCCATCGCCCTTTCCCATCATGCGGATCTGCTGATCATGGATGAGCCCACTGCGGGACTGGACCCGGTGGTACGCAGTGAAATCCTGGACATCCTGTATGTCCTCATGCAGGATGAAAACAAGGGAGTGTTCTTTTCCACCCATATCACTTCCGATCTGGATCGGATTGCGGACTATGTCGTCATGATATATAACGGAAAGATCCTGTTCTGCACACAGAAGGATGCTTTGATGGAAAACCATGCCATTATAAAGGGGAAGGCATCCCTCCTGGATACCGTCCGAAGTTCAGACCTGAAGGGCATCCGAAAGAGCAATTACGGATTTGAAGCCATGAGCACAGCAAAGGAAACGACCGAGGCCTTTGCAAAGGCGGGGGCTGTGATCGATCCCCCCACCCTGGAAGATATTATGCTGTATTATACAAGAAAGGAGTCCTCCCGTGTTTAA
- a CDS encoding ATP-dependent RecD-like DNA helicase, which translates to MQSNQYVSGVIERITYVNNENGYTVAKMKSAGYFDLVTIVGNMPSVNVGAVVSLKGQWKVDTKYGRQFVVSSFEEKLPATAAGIEKYLGSGLIKGIGPVNAKRIVRKFKENTLKVIEEETDQLLQVEGIGPKRVEMIQKAWEEQKEVKNIMIFLQSHGVSTAYGVKIYKAYGDESIQVVRENPYRLADDIWGIGFRTADRIAQNMGFDVQSYERIRSGILYVLGQLSNEGHCFAYHDQLVEEAKKLLEVETERIVSALDNMLKEGSLIPDEDDALFLPIFYHSEIGVARRLKKIMETDTPILHNHAGSLIDSVEKKNRIHYDGMQREAILKAASHKVMVLTGGPGTGKTFTTLGILSFYQSLGARILLAAPTGRAAKRMSEVTGMEAKTIHRLLEFKPAKGYTMNEGNPLKCDVLILDEVSMMDLLLMYNLLKAVPDKAVVILVGDVDQLPSVGPGNVLRDIIDSGKVEVVRLTNIFRQARGSMIITNAHRINQGLPIRYKGAVNRDFFFIGEEDPEQVAQTIVSLVTRRLPKYYKADPIRDIQVLCPMLRGSTGAHHLNQLLQEKLTARDGKAASVKYGGTTFYIGDKVMQIRNNYDKNVFNGDIGRIREIVPEDRTIRISYDDRIVEYDYTELDEIILAYAATVHKSQGSEYPIVIAPLTTQHYVMLQRNLLYTCITRARKVYVLVGSRRAVAMAIRNNKIAKRNTMLARRIAGPQ; encoded by the coding sequence ATGCAGTCAAACCAGTATGTTTCAGGAGTCATTGAGCGGATTACCTATGTAAATAATGAAAATGGTTATACCGTGGCCAAAATGAAAAGCGCGGGATATTTTGATCTGGTCACCATTGTGGGAAATATGCCGTCTGTAAATGTCGGTGCCGTGGTATCCCTGAAAGGGCAATGGAAGGTGGATACCAAATACGGGCGCCAATTTGTCGTTTCGTCTTTTGAGGAAAAGCTTCCTGCTACGGCTGCAGGGATCGAAAAGTATCTCGGCAGCGGATTGATCAAGGGCATCGGTCCGGTGAACGCAAAACGGATTGTCAGGAAGTTTAAAGAGAACACCCTGAAGGTTATTGAGGAAGAAACCGATCAGTTGCTGCAGGTGGAAGGAATTGGGCCGAAAAGGGTGGAGATGATCCAAAAGGCATGGGAGGAGCAGAAGGAAGTCAAGAATATCATGATTTTCCTGCAGTCCCATGGAGTTTCCACGGCTTATGGCGTAAAGATCTATAAAGCTTATGGCGATGAGAGTATTCAGGTCGTGCGGGAGAATCCCTATCGGCTGGCAGACGATATCTGGGGGATCGGATTCCGGACAGCGGACCGCATTGCGCAGAATATGGGTTTTGACGTTCAATCCTATGAACGAATCCGTTCCGGAATTCTCTATGTGCTTGGTCAGTTATCCAACGAAGGGCATTGTTTTGCCTATCACGATCAGCTGGTGGAAGAAGCGAAGAAGCTTCTGGAGGTGGAGACGGAGCGGATCGTCTCTGCCCTGGACAATATGCTGAAGGAAGGCTCCCTGATTCCGGATGAGGACGATGCCCTGTTCCTTCCGATATTTTATCATAGTGAAATCGGTGTGGCCCGCAGGCTGAAAAAGATTATGGAAACGGATACGCCGATTCTCCACAATCATGCCGGTTCCCTGATTGATTCCGTCGAGAAGAAGAACAGGATTCATTATGACGGGATGCAGCGGGAAGCCATTTTAAAGGCAGCATCCCATAAGGTCATGGTGCTGACGGGAGGGCCCGGCACCGGCAAAACCTTTACCACACTGGGGATTCTCTCCTTCTACCAAAGCCTCGGAGCCCGGATCCTGCTGGCAGCTCCCACGGGCCGGGCAGCAAAAAGGATGTCCGAGGTAACAGGCATGGAGGCAAAAACGATTCACCGGCTTCTGGAATTCAAGCCTGCAAAAGGATATACGATGAACGAAGGAAACCCGCTGAAATGCGATGTGTTGATATTGGATGAGGTTTCCATGATGGACCTGCTTCTGATGTATAACCTGTTGAAAGCGGTGCCGGACAAAGCGGTGGTTATCCTGGTCGGTGATGTGGATCAGCTTCCTTCCGTTGGGCCGGGGAATGTCCTGCGGGACATCATTGATTCCGGAAAGGTGGAAGTGGTCCGGTTGACAAACATTTTCCGTCAGGCACGGGGAAGCATGATCATCACCAATGCCCACCGGATCAATCAGGGGCTTCCCATCCGGTATAAGGGGGCCGTAAACCGGGATTTTTTCTTTATCGGAGAGGAAGATCCGGAGCAGGTGGCGCAGACCATTGTATCCCTTGTCACGAGGCGGCTGCCGAAATACTACAAAGCCGATCCGATCCGGGACATTCAGGTGCTTTGTCCGATGCTGAGAGGTTCCACAGGGGCTCACCACCTCAATCAGCTTCTGCAGGAAAAACTGACAGCCAGGGATGGGAAAGCAGCTTCTGTCAAGTATGGGGGAACGACGTTTTATATTGGCGACAAGGTCATGCAGATCCGAAACAACTATGATAAAAATGTATTCAACGGGGACATCGGACGAATCCGGGAAATCGTTCCGGAGGACCGAACCATCCGGATCTCCTATGATGATCGGATAGTGGAGTATGACTATACCGAGCTGGATGAGATCATCCTGGCCTATGCCGCCACCGTGCATAAAAGCCAGGGAAGCGAGTATCCCATTGTGATCGCTCCCCTGACCACCCAGCATTATGTGATGCTTCAGAGGAATCTGCTCTATACCTGCATCACCAGGGCCAGAAAAGTTTATGTACTGGTCGGGTCCAGGCGTGCTGTGGCCATGGCTATACGAAACAATAAAATCGCGAAGAGGAACACCATGCTGGCAAGACGCATTGCCGGGCCTCAATAA
- a CDS encoding ABC-2 transporter permease, with the protein MFNLIWKDILIQKKTLAYMGLYIILFGITFQNITADPFPAIAVAVTYQMIAAACSHEDKSGADILWNSMPVSREKLVLSKYLSMFVYTLLASLGYMAFAAVIHLTRLPIKASPITATGMMGSIVAIALMNSLYLPVYFRLGFMKARVASFFLFFALFFGVTFGVNVLSEEIHSAQGNTALRAIASALQSASDLQISLLLLGLAFVFLLASFCLSVKFYRNREF; encoded by the coding sequence GTGTTTAATCTGATTTGGAAAGATATCCTGATACAAAAGAAAACGCTGGCCTATATGGGGCTTTATATTATCCTGTTTGGCATTACCTTTCAAAATATAACGGCCGACCCTTTCCCAGCCATTGCCGTGGCAGTGACCTATCAGATGATTGCGGCAGCCTGCAGTCATGAGGATAAGTCCGGGGCAGATATCCTATGGAACAGTATGCCGGTCAGCCGGGAGAAACTTGTCCTGTCCAAATATCTGTCCATGTTTGTCTATACTCTCCTTGCCTCTCTGGGATATATGGCATTTGCCGCTGTCATCCATCTCACCCGGCTGCCCATAAAGGCGTCCCCCATTACCGCAACCGGCATGATGGGATCCATCGTCGCCATTGCGCTGATGAACAGCCTTTATCTCCCGGTGTATTTCAGGCTGGGCTTCATGAAAGCCAGGGTAGCAAGCTTTTTTCTCTTCTTTGCCCTGTTCTTCGGCGTCACCTTCGGCGTCAATGTCCTGTCGGAGGAAATCCACAGCGCCCAGGGGAATACGGCGCTGCGGGCAATCGCCTCAGCTCTTCAGAGCGCATCGGATCTGCAGATATCCCTTTTGCTCCTGGGACTGGCTTTTGTTTTCCTGCTGGCCTCCTTTTGCCTTTCCGTAAAATTCTACAGGAACCGGGAGTTCTAA